The region CTACAGATTGCTAAGTTGCATCTTAAAAAAAACGTAAATTTGGGGGAAAACCCAGATCAAAAATGAGATCAAAGAAAAATCCGaagcttttttttcagtttcctCAAGAACTAAAGGAAATGTAACAAGAAAGAACAAAAATGTCAAAGAATCAAGTGAGAACGAGCCAAACCCAATGAAGTTGAAGAAGAATATTCGAActtatagaaaaatgttttttcaagaaaaactaatcaaattcaaaaacaactCTTATCTTATTCATATTTGGAAAATATGAATAAGATAAGAGTTGTTTAGAACTTTATGTagaacattttttgttttataaagttttttgtaaaactaattattgaattcggaaaataaagaaaactaactTTCACTCTAATTTAGAACTCTAAACGCAAAAAAGTCCCACGTTGGGGTTAGGTCAAAAATCTACAAACTGTGTTTCAGCTACTAACACTAACactaatttaattacttataattttaactaataacaTTTGTAGTAACTTACTTACTAACAAGAATTAGTACCCAACACGgcatatatatagtataatattaaacttttaaatacaaaatatttgtgaaaagaattatttagatatggttttgttaaactttgacattcataattttttccaaaagaacAATCTTAGTATTTCAAAGCAAAATATTACTGAAGAAATTTATTCagtaaaaattgctaaatttaaaGACGTTGATTTTAGGCATGCTGTTCAACGATTTGTtaacttgtataaaaaaaaaaattggaaatctgCAAACTATACtgccaaaaattttgaaaagaagttTGTGAACTGGCTTAATGAATACTTAGTTGTCAGTAAAAGACAATAAACCAATTGCAATTAGACGTGGTCGAAAACCAGTTACATTTGATGATAGTTATACTAAAAATGGTGTGCATCTGGTATACTTAAATCTTATTCATCcaatgaattatttttgctgCTAGTAAAAAACTAAGAGATGAATCTATTGTTATGGCTGCCAAGgacgttttaaatatttcaaatatagataaagcaagaaattattTAGCAGAAAAAGCACTGGCTTTATTAATTGATGCCAGTCTGACAAAAGCTTCATATCAATTGATTAAAAGCGGAAATTTGGAGAAAGAATATAACATCTACCGCGCTTACAATGATGTCAGGGATGCAAAATTGAActattatcttaaaaatttaacagtgGAGGACTATTCggctttagtttatttaaaagatttaatgattcatactttgcaaaaaatctgTGCACTTCAGGAGCCTGTGCACCTAATATTGGACGACGAAGCAATAAAAGCAATGACACTCACGTGTAATAACGTGTCACGTGGctgtaataacaaaaaaaagaataataacaaGTGGTTTTGATTACTGGTcaaagcatttataaaaaaaagtcaaatcaaaatcaaaatcaaaacttttcaTTCAGATTTTACATTATCTTGGTAACACTCTCTTCAGGTAATGAAGTAGACTGATTATTATTTTGACACTCTTACACTATATGTGTCCCTTTATCCATGGTATTACATGGCTCAATCAGTTTAGCCATGTAATACCATGCCCAGGTATCAATTCTTTATGATTGATACATGGACATCACATAATTGAAAGCCGTAGATTATCCATGGAACTTATGTCGGAGGAAACTCAAGAGACtagaaataaagaaacaaatctTATCGCGAAAATTTCAGCCGAAAAATAGACAGAAGAGCAACAAATACTGATCAAATCAATAGACTCCAGTCTAGTTTCCAGTGATCCTGTTATTTCATTACTGCGTTAATCAACATCACACCtaacaaatcataaaaaattttccttcagatgttttacaattatttagACAATCTTCGaacgatattatttttttatagtttttagtgTAGTTTTATGTTGACAATGTTTTcttccattattttttgtttttatcattgcTAAACCATTATTTAcctaaataattaattgttattcAATACAGATGGGCCGAAAATgtgataaaatttattcaaaagtcaATTTACCCCTTTGTAACTAAGGAAAGTATCTGGTAACTAAGCATTATaagtatccatagcaactaaataaaaattttcatcactTTTATAAGCAGTGTGATCTCATATTGAAACTCATGCCAAATTTAGTGAATATAGCACTCGTGAAATATCtgcaaataccaaaaaaagGTTGTTGCTCTGCAAAATAAAGGCATccatagcaacaaaataaaaaaatatttcttttattaaaagccAAGACTTAATATTAGTACTCATGTTAATATTTGTGAATATAGccctaatattaaattagttatgaattttgtcccgtaaaagtgaattctggcccactgtgcaccGCTAAAAAATAGcctgaaaaaatttacaacagaCCAACAGAAGGGTAGTGGAAAACAAGCTTAAACAGCCACAAATCttccttcaaaaacaaaacatactAAAAACTAATCGGCtatatttgcaatttaaaaagtaaatacaacaaaaCCCCTACTTTTGACTggtcttttcaaaattttttagccCCTTATTCAAACACTTCTAAAAAATGCACACcttacccagctagcacacttacgttgggccaacgtatgtaaataCATCGCGAACGTCGGCTGTTTTCTCCGATGCAAATAcaaacgttgatctaacgttaGCTTTATCGTATTTATGttaatgaaaacataaataacgACGTGATTAAAAATAGTTAGGAAAACTATATTGGTCCAacttatgtaaaaacatcgcaaaagtTGGCTGTTTTCCGATCTAAACCCAATGTTGATCTAGTGTATAGGGATCAACGTTGATACAATCTatatggatcaacgttgatccaatctATATGGATCAATTTTGATTCAATCTatatggatcaacgttgatccaatctatatggatcaacgttgatccaatttATATGGATCAACGTTGACCAAATGTGTTCAACCCCAAAATGGATGAAAAACATATGTACAAGTACGTACATATGCTATCATATATGTGCATAAATATATGATATTCGATGTGTATATacataactaaaatataaaacaaataaattttattccgataaaagttaaatataatgtTGTGCAAACGTAAAAtataacgttgaatcaacgtaaaaTACAACATTGTACCAACGTAAAATACAATGTTAAACCAACGTGAAATATTATGCAATGCCCACTTAAAacacaacgttgggccaacattgTTTTTCGACTGCTGGCGACGTCGCATTGGTaaccaaaatgatataaaaacaacattggCGGTCGATGTTAGACCAACGCAACTCACaaaattgttctaatgttttatcATCGTGTGTGTGCTAGCTGTGTAGTATAAACGAAAAACTTGCAATTACTTGAAACCGGAAAATTACTTAATGAACGATTCATATCAAAACATTGTTACAAAAACTAGTATTTACGGAAAAATTACATATCTAACTACAAATCTTAACTAACAGCAGCTTTTTGCGTTTAAGTTGACCTATTTTCtctttaatttgttatttttttactttaatttatcattttgtcACTTTAATTTGGAACTTTTCACTTTAATTtggcattttttcattttaatttgtcaatctttttttttttttttaaatatggcgGCTTGAAGATGGCAGGAGAGTTAAgcacatgttttaaaaaagttttaataatggtAGTACCAAAAGATACAATTCAAGTAATTAATACTGCTATTGAAGTACTTAAGGAGGAATTACTTGGGcgtatttttaaattggaaaaggaAAGTGAAAGatttaatactaaaaatgaaagtttaaaaaaacaattaaaaatagtaatacaaaATAGCAACGAACCGCTATTTAGTAgtcttattaataaaacaagcGAAGGAGCATCTCCTATCAGTGAATCAGAAACGAAAATAATTAATGTAATCTCAGctgaacaaaaagaaaaagtaaaaaaagaaaaaaatgtacttGTGTTTGGATTAAAGGAATCGAGCCAAAAAAGCAAGGATGAAATCAAAGAAGATGACGATGGAAGTATTGGTGAAGTTTTTGATTCTATTGgattagaaaaattgaatattgTTACTATTTCAGTTTAAACAGTAGAGATAAAAATAAACCAGGACCACTAGTTGTTGAACTAGTTAATTCATCATATCAGAAACAAGTTTTAAGTGTTGCTAGGGAATTAAATAAAATCGaagcatataaaaataaagtatttatcaatCCAGATCTAACGTATAGAAAAAGAGCTAGCCTTAAATTGCTACTTggtgaagaaaaataaattaaataaactagatTAAGATGAAAGTTCGACATTTCAATTCGTTATCAGAAACAATACGTTGCagaaaattgaaatcaaaaaccaataaaatatttgaagcaCCATTAAGATTAAGATCTAAACTCAGTGAAATAAGGTGCTTATACTTGAATGCAacttcattaaacaataagttcgatgaactaaataaagttattaacaaaGTTAATGTAGTAATGATTTGTGAAACTTGGTGGAATAATGAGTCAGTAACTAATATCAATGGATATACCTTATTTAGAAAAGATAGAGATGTTGGTAGAGGtggagaaatttttaaaaaaccctaaTATAGAACAAATCTTTTGTGTTATTGAATTaggaaatgaaaaaatattatatggtaGTATCTACAGAACTGGAAATAGTTACATAAGTAACTGTATCAACATCACAAAGTCTATTAAATTTGCTCATTCAAAGAAACTATCAAACAAATATACTGGAATCCTTATTTGTGGGGATTTTAATTTCCACACGATTAGGTGGACGGAGGATTATTATGGCGAACTAACTTGTGAGTCTGATAACaaagccaaaatatttttagaatgtttaaataattgcttCATGCATCAAAATGTGATGGAACCAACCTTTCAAAATAACATAGGAGATAAAACAAATGTActtgattttattataactgaaaataaaaatagagttTATAAACTGGCACACCTTCCATCATTGGGAGGTCATCACACTATTACATTTAACTACAGTTATACAGAAAAGTGTATTGATAAcaatgtgtttaaaaaagacAAGTTCAATCAAGGGAAATTCTAtgaactaaataattatttaaaaattataaactggAAAGATAAATTTAAAGGTTTGGAAATAAacgaatgttacaaaaaatgGCTAAGTTACTAAGTTACGTTACGAAGAAGgatgtaaactttttattcCGATCATTAAAGTGGAAAATATTCAAACCAACACAAAACCTCTCTAGATAAATAGAGAATTGAAAGCGTTGtcgaaagaaaaaagaaaaatttgattcaaaaaaatgtaaggGAAAAAAATTCAGAGACATTCATTTACTTGCAAAATACAAGGAGATAaataagacattaaaaaaagaggTGAATTAGAGAATCAAAATATCATATTAGAGAATCAGAATATGATCTTGCTTTAAATTCGAAATCTAACCTCAAGAAAgtttatgcatatataaataataaaactaaagtcAAAGAGAATATAAGAGCGATCCAACTAAAAAACGGTAGTATTGTAACAGATTTAAAGGTAATTGCAAATACATTAAATGGGTATTTTGCATCAGTATTCATCAAGCCGCAAGATTTATCTGTTCCAATCATAGAAATAGAAACACAAAATTTCTGTAGAAATCCAGATTTTAATGTCTCTGTTGTAGAGGAGTACTTAAGTAAATTGGATACTAATAAAGCAACTGGAATGAAAAAAGTTCACCCAAAAGTTCTAAAGCAGTGCAAATCCGCTTTAGCCAAAACCCTatcattaatgtttaataaatccGTTGAAACAAGTAAACTCCCAAAGTTATGGTCATGTGCTAATATCATTCAGCTGTTTAAAAACGGTAACAAATTAGACCCTAGCAACTATAAACCTGTATCTTTAACATCTGTAGTTTATAAAGTCATCGAAACAATAATAAAGGATAAAATGATGAAATATTTAGTAGATAACAAGCTAATCATTAAAAACCAACAGggatttgttaataataaaagttgtgtGACGAACCTATTGGAATCTCTAGATTTCGTCACAAATTCAATAGACATTGGTTGGAATgtgattgttttgtttttagattttgccAAAGCGTTTGATTCGATTGATCATGAAAGATTAATGTTAAAACTGGATGCTTTtggtttttaatcaaaattattggATTGGTGCcaaggattttaaaaaaacagacttCAAAGAGTGGTGATTGGAGATAATACATCTGAATGGGAAGAAGTTGTGAGTGGAGTACCGCAAGGATCAGTGCTAGGACCACTATTATTTGTAGCCTATATCAATGATATCTCCAATCAAATAAAATCAAGCTGTAAACTCTTTGCTGATGACACGAAAATccttaaagcaataaaaaatgataatgatattattgAACTTCAACAAGATATAGACGTATTAATGGAAAGGATAATGAGTGGTTGATGAAGTTCAACCAGCAAAAATGTAAGATTATGGTAATTGGAAATAACCAACGCAAATTTTCATTGAACAATACAGCTTTAGTGTACTCAAGTATGAAAAAAGATTTAGGTGTGTACGTTTCTGACAATTTAGGATGGAAGCACCATGTaaataaagcaataaataaagcaaatcaaAATCTAGGTCAAATCAAACAcacttttaaattcttaaatgaaaaaacaacgAAACTCTTGCTTATAGTTCGTCCACATTTAGAATATACAGCTCCCATCTGGAATCCTTATTGGCAGTATGATAAAGATAAACTAGAGAGTGTTTAACAGAGAGCTACTAGAATAGAAAGTTTAAGAGAATATAGCTATGAAGAGAGATTAAAAAAGTTGGGTTTATTATCGCTGGAGAATAGATGAAGAAGAGGTGATATGatacaaatgtttaaatatttgaaaggaAACGATATCATAAACTTTCACATAAAACCCGAAATGCTAGACAAAGACCATAAAAAATGTGGCCACAATAGTAAACTAAGAAGACAATATACGGGAAATATTAAACGTTTTTTCACCAATAGAGTGGTAAATGACTGGAACAAACTTAAACAAGAAACAATAGATACAGTTAGTATCAaccaattcaaaaaaaaattgaatgaacattttgaatactaatttttattatttttgtgtgttACTACTGTTAAAGTACGAACACTACGCAGTTTGCAC is a window of Hydra vulgaris chromosome 15, alternate assembly HydraT2T_AEP DNA encoding:
- the LOC136091980 gene encoding uncharacterized protein LOC136091980, giving the protein MDIPYLEKIEMLVEVEKFLKNPNIEQIFCVIELGNEKILYGSIYRTGNSYISNCINITKSIKFAHSKKLSNKYTGILICGDFNFHTIRWTEDYYGELTCESDNKAKIFLECLNNCFMHQNVMEPTFQNNIGDKTNVLDFIITENKNRVYKLAHLPSLGGHHTITFNYSYTEKCIDNNVFKKDKFNQGKFYELNNYLKIINWKDKFKVKENIRAIQLKNGSIVTDLKVIANTLNGYFASVFIKPQDLSVPIIEIETQNFCRNPDFNVSVVEEYLSKLDTNKATGMKKVHPKVLKQCKSALAKTLSLMFNKSVETSKLPKLWSCANIIQLFKNGNKLDPSNYKPVSLTSVVYKVIETIIKDKMMKYLVDNKLIIKNQQGFVNNKSCVTNLLESLDFVTNSIDIGWNVIVLFLDFAKAFDSIDHERLMLKLDAFGF